GGCTTCATCATCCTTGAGTATTTATAACAGCACCTGCATAAACattgatctgtgtgtgtgtctatttgTGTTAATGTCAGGGCCCCCCGCGCAGCTCCAGTCTGCAGGCTCCCATAATGCTGCTCTCTGGTCATGAAGGTGAAGTTTACTGCTGCAAATTTCACCCCAATGGAGCCACGTTAGCCTCCTCTGGATATGACCGTCTCATCTGTGAGTCActttgacatttaatattttgttattatataatattctttttttaatgtgtagGTAGTATTgatttgcatgtgtgtttgaaTTGCTGTTGTTGGTTGTCTGATGTCTGTGTTCTTGTAGTGATGTGGAATGTATATGGAGACTGTGAGAACTATGCAACGCTTAAGGGCCACAGTGGAGCTGTGATGGAGCTTCATTATAACACGGATGGCAGGTGTGTTTGTCTaaataacaaatttaaaaactttCTGCACTTAGACtgtcattttaaacttttaaactgtagttttatatattatttttataaatgcatcattctgTCACATACTAAGTGTGTTTGTGTCCTCCAGTCTGCTTTTTTCTGCCAGTACCGAcaagacagtgtgtgtgtgggacaGTGAGACAGGGGAGCGTGTGAAGCGTCTGAAAGGTCACACGTCCTTCGTGAACTCATGTTTTCCGGCTCGGCGTGGACCACAGCTGGCCTGTACGGGCAGTGATGATGGAACTGTGAAGGTAAATTCAGCCCACCAAGTCTAGAATCAAAACTCTCTAGAAGTCTGTGACTTGTCTTGACTTTATGAAACAAAAAGCCTCAAACATTTTCAATCTGGGCAAGGTTATAGTGGAAGTGCAGCTGCAGCATTAAATGTTGTATTAATACACAACATGgctataatattgtttttttatttttacaatcaattttttttgtttgtttttacaatcaAAGTTTGTAAAAGTCCTTGCAACCAAACTTTTAATGCTTCAAAAAGTACAAATAGACATGGTAAAAGTAACCCAGATGAATCAAGTgctttaatccaagtcttctgaacaGAAATGATCGCTTTATATGGCAAAACTGATTTATTATAGACTTTTATTCATATAAACATTGACCAGTGCACATACATAGAGCACATCAAATGTGTCATGGAGCTGTCTGAGGTTGAGTATGTTGTTGGCAATTCTGCAATTATTCTGTATCCTTCCTGCATCCTTCCTTTGACCCAGATATTAGCTTAGATCTTTCAACCATTATGCCACCACCACCTTTCAATTACTACAGCTCAGTTTGCAGACAAAACAGGAAATCATCAGCACTGGCagagtcaaaataaaaataaaatgcattttaatgtctGGATTATGATCATGTTTGATAGTTTTTACAGTGAGTCTTTAGGTTGCtgcttattcattttaatgttgatTGAAATGCCTAGATAGACATAACATTTGAAACCCAATTGTGTGTCAGGCTAATAATGTTCAGATGGTCTAAAAGTGTTTTCAGTACTTTTTTGTTCATGTGTTATTGTAGCTGTGGGACATTAGGAAGAAGGCCTCTATTCACACATTCCAGAACACGTATCAGGTTCTTAGTGTGACATTCAATGACACCAGTGACCAGATCATCTCAGGAGGCATCGACAACGACATAAAGGTTTGTGTGCGACAAATACTCTGCAGTTGACGTCCGGGCTCTTTTGcttgtatgtatatttattcctgtgtgtatgtgtttcatGTTGCAGGTATGGGACCTCAGACAGAACAAGCTGATTTACAGTATGCAGGGTCATGGAGACTCTGTGACAGGTCTGTGTCTCAGTGCAGACGGGTCCTACCTGCTGTCTAACTCAATGGATAACAGCGGTAAGCCTAAATGTGTGTTCGTGCATTTGTGTGCACACTACagatcaaaagtttggggttagtatgattttttggtaatgtatttgaaataatattattacaatataaaataactgttcttTATCTTATTTCTCTATGCTGTTCTCtaatatattcaaaaatgtaatttattcctgtgatggcaaagctgaattttcagtagtcattactcctgtcttcagtgtcacgtgatccttcagaaatcattctaatatgccaaactggtgctcaagaaacatttcttaacaatgcttaaaaaaatttgtggaaactgtgatacattttttttttttattattaaatagaaTTCTTTGAATtctttcagtattctttgatttaaatagaaatttcaaaaggtCAGCATAGAATGTATtcaaaataaagaatattttgaaacattataaatgtctctactgttacttttgatcaatttaatgtgtccttgctgaattcGGTATTcatttccaaaaataaataaaaaaatcttgctgaccccaaacttttgagtttgGTAATGTATTACCTGTTATTAATGTGTACATAACTGCGTACATCTACTACATCTCCTGATGTTTTATATTTGTCTGGAACAGTGCGTGTCTGGGATATCCGTCCATTTGCACCAAAGGAGAGGTGTGTGAAGATCTTTCAGGGAAATGTCCATAACTTTGAGAAGGTAAGCCCAATTCTCTCTGTGTATTTACAAACAAGATTACCTGAGTTGTTTATAAAGAGGGAAATAATTTCCACTGTGTTTgctgtgaaatgttttttttaggcTAGACTTTTAATCAGGGTGAATTATCAGTTCATTCTTTTAGTAAACTTTACTGACGCTGAGCTGGAAGTTCGTGGCAGGACCAAAGGGTTttgtaattacagttttttttttttttgttttgttttttttttcttttagaatcTTCTCAGATGCGCTTGGTCTCCTGATGGGAGTAAGATTGCAGCTGGTTCTGCTGACAGGTATAGGCATTTTTGTGTGGTTTATGCAGTGTTTGTAAAGTATGATTATGTTTGAGGTTAATGCAGTGTGTTTGTGCTGTAGGTTTGTGTATATTTGGGACACAACATCCCGTAGAATCCTTTATAAGCTCCCTGGTCATGCTGGGTCTGTGAATGAGGTCGCTTTCCATCCAGAAGAACCAAttggtaaaaaaatatatattttattaaactattatGCATATCTGCAATTGTTAAAGTGGCAGATTCCTTCCATACTGTTTACCCGTTTGTGCTCCATGTGTGACTCCATTATTTTATGTCTCCCACAGTTCTTTCTGGATCCAGTGATAAACGCCTCTACATCGGAGAGATTCaataactgtgtgtttgtgtgtgcgaaTGCTGTTTAAGTGACTGTGTCTGAATGTGAGGGCGAGAAGAGGATAGGTAGAGAGGGATATGATTTGGACTTTTGCCATTAGTGTTTGATTTGAAAACAGTGATGAACAGTTGGGGGGTGGAAATGTTGAACGTTGgattttttatgcttttaataAACCTGTTTCTAGAATTAGTCTGTGCACTGTCTTTGTGTTAGAAATATGgtacatgtgaccctggaccacaaaaccagtcttaagtcgctggggtatatttgtcgcaatagccaaaaatacattgtatgggtcaaaattgtcgatttttcttttatgccaaaaatcattaggatattaagtaaagatcatgttctatgaatacattttgtaaatttcctactgtaaatatatcaaaacttcaaaaaattgatTAGTAATTgttaaggacttaatttggacagctttaaaggcaattttctcaatatttagatttattttattttatttttttgcaccctcagattccagattttcaaatagctgcatctcaaccaaatattgtcatatcctaacaaaccatacatcaatggaaagcttatttattcagcttaaatttcaataaatttacccttatgaccagttttgtggtccagggtcacacataaaTCAGTTGATGACTGAGAACTGATAATCTATGTTATCCAGAATgatataagaaataaaaaccACATGCACTTATATAcagttatttaatatatatatatataattagtatATGCATTATGACAAGgtcaacaaaaacatttgacttttctttttttacatgcTCAGTGTCATAACCTAGCTTAGTGATCTAAAATATTTCTTCTTCACGttgacatttatttgtttttatttcgttttttagggttcaaatgaaaacagaaaacctATTAGAATTTGAATGTGGATTGGGGTCCAGTAagaacatacatacataaatacttttagattacttttgaactGTTAACATTTTTTGAATATCACCTTTTTaaaataggataatcttgtaccatattgattGAAAAATACAAAGAGAGAAAATTGTTATTAACAAACAACACGAAGTTCACTAAACACTATTTTGCgtcaaaggaactgcagggggtcgtgagtttaatgaaaagctaataataaaatgttaaactataattaatcttttaaaaatgacaacaatcaAGATAAAACCtaatgaaattattatatttgtttaccCGCATGTCAGCATATGAATAAcgtaataaaaaagtaactagtcTGATTACAAATGTTGTCATCATAAGCATGTTAATTTGACGCAATATTAGTTTCAAAACAGTAAGGTTTCCAGGTTGCAATAAGAGTGTCCACAGCCGCATGATGGTTTTCTTTGTGCTCTGTAAATCGCCTCGTGTTGTGCCGAGCGGCGGCGAGCGTCTCTATGCGGTTGCGCGAGCGAGTTGCAGACTCGCACGAGGGTGTCTGATTTCCACCCACAAACCCCTCTCCTCTCACCCTCCCGGTGGCGATGTTGACAAAGAGCCGGAGCAGGAGGATGCTTGCTCAAGCTACAGCGCCAGTCTGAGACCCCCGACGGTACATCGGCTCGGAAAAACGAATACCGGACCTCACTGTAAGTCACAAAGGCTCGCTTTGTGCTCGCTCCAGATTTCATTTGCGTTATTTTCTTACCTCGCGCCCTTACACCCCCCGCTCGCGCTCCGTCTGATGCTTATCATATGATGCTCATTTCTGCCAGTTAAACGCGCTCTCTGACTCTTCCTCTGTTCTTTGTGTTATTTTGGGTTTGTCCGCGCCTGGTAACGTTACCCGGTACGGAATGAAGGTGTGGCAGATTCGCTAGGATTCGGAACCGCAACGGGGCTCTAGGACGCTTCGGTCTGGACGATTCAGCGGAGGAGGTCCGGTATGACCGGCAGCCATCCGAAAGCATCGACGCACCGAAGCATGCACGCGGCCCGGTGGGCTTCTTGATGTTTTGAACGGTAATCGTGAAGCAAGACCCTGAAGCGCGCTGGACCTCACCGGGGACTCCGCTTTCTCCCGACGCCTCGCGGGGCCCAAGCCGTGCCTCAAGCGCGAGAGCATGGGTCGGTGCGACGGGAGGTGCACGCTGGTGGTCATCTGCTGCCTGCAGCTGGTAAGACAGTCTTGTTCGTGTTCAATTCAAATCTAGTCTTTCCttgggaagaaaaaaacatacagacataaacataaaacatatagAGGGATGATGTGAGAGGAAGCAGGGGTTCTGATTTGGGAGGGGTGAAGCCAAGCGAGAAGGTGTCTTGGTTCCCATTGCTTAGGGGGCCAATCGAGTAGCCCGTCAGAACTTTTCTTGGAGAAACTTCATGCCCCAGatatgtatgcatatgcatGATTTGTGTAACACAGACTAGAGGCATGTGAGGATGAGGGGCCTCCTGAGGAAGGGGCTCTTTTCTCATAGGGCTGTGGGCTGGGGCTCCAGGCAGTTTCCATGGAAACAGCTGCGGCACCGAGCTTTGGGATTGCTCCTATGTGTGTGgagacaatatttttatttatttgccattGGCTTAAGTGGGTTTAATGGTCCACTGCAACCTGTATTGCTGATTCAGTGATAACAGGTAAGGCCTGACAGTTTGAATCCTTTGGTTGTTTTTAGGCTTTTCACACCCAGTGATCTTCCTAAAAATCTGATTTCTGCTCAGAATAAGTCAAAACAAGTTAGAACTTAACTAATTAAAGTGCACTTCTGGTCAAAAGTttagaatattacatttttttactgtctttgaaagatttttaaaagattgtGCTTAGCAaagttgttcattttaaataaaaaaatacagtaatattgtgcaaAATTATTACTAtgtaaaataaccatttttttattcagatatattttttaaatgtaattttttccttgtgatagcaaagctgaattttcagcagctattactccagttttcagtgtcacattgtTCAGAAATTGTTGAAACTGATTTGCtcttcaagaaacatttcttattatcagtgttgaaaactgggaaatattcagctttgcattcACAGGaacaagttacattttaaaatttagtcaaatagaaaatgttattattttgaattgtaataatggctttggtaagcataagaggtTTGGCCAAACTAACCCACCACAACGGCCAAGCAGAGCCTGTGGACTCTATCATCAAATtagccaaaatatttaataaacacataTGCGAGCTGCAGAGTATGTGCAGTACTTTGTCAATGACGGACATTCGAGTGTACGGAAATCATCTGAGCTTTCTGGCACAGATTCCCTGTGGCTGATGATCCTTCTCTGAAGAATTTTCCATCTCTCCTGCATGTGGTTAATGTGCAGTCGTGTACTGGGCCGTTCTTGGATGGATGCTGCATGTGTCAGTTTCTGCCAGGAATAGTAGCCAGCAATACCAGACTTTGTGTACCATTTTCCTGCCAATATAACTTGCGAGTCTGCTGCACAAGCTTGTTTGCCAGCCTGATATGTGCCTAAATAAACCCAGTATAGTTCATTTTGAAGTCTGTAAAGACATGGGTCAAGGGTCGATGAATATATATGTTATCTGTATTGATACAAGCTTTTTGTGCACACTTGtgcatgcatttttgtaatattgGATGGTTGTGTATGTAAACTGTTCTTGGTTTGTCCACAGGTCGCTGGATTACAGAGGCAGGTGTTTGACTTCTTGGGATATCAGTGGGCTCCCATCCTTGCCAATTTCCTCCATATCATGGCCGTCATTTTGGGAGTGTTTGGAACTGTGCAAATCCGTTCCAAATATCTTATACTGGTAGGACAAAAGagcatgtttgtgtttgctCACATTTTGCACatacaaatgaaaatgttttgctaTTTGCATTGTCTTTACATGTCTCATACgcattcattaatattatatttttatatgtgcACATATATGTGTGTCTGTCATTTTCAGTATGCTGTGTGGCTTGTGGTCTGGGTTGGCTGGAACTCTTTCATCATCTGTTTTTACCTGGAAGTTGGTCACCTGTCACAGGTTGGTGATTTACAGCATTGGTCCAGACTCCAGTCTATGAGAAGTCATTGTGTAAATACACCAAAGAGTCTGATTAAATGTGAAACGGCATTCATAAACCATTTTACTACTGTATTTATCAGAGAAAGGGCATTTTGTTAATTAGGAATTATATTGATCCTGAAAAGTGGAAGTTCATCCGTTGATCCATAACGATAATAGGGCttctttgtaatatttaaattcaaatatttaaagattTCAAGGAACACAAGGAAGAATTTGGATTACAGGGTCAATGTTGAGTTCATGATTAGGGGATTTTTGGTTTTTAAATCCTGTTTGTGTTCTGCTCTAGGACAGGGATTTCCTAATGACATTTAACACATCACTTCATCGTTCCTGGTGGATGGAGAACGGGCCTGGTTGCTTAGTTACTCCAGTTCCTGACTCACCATTGGCTCCTCAGGATCATCATGTGATCACTGTCAGTGGCTGCCTGCTGGACTACCAATACATAGAGGTGGTCAGCTCAGCCTTGCAAGTGTTTCTTGCAGTGAGTACTTACGTTTTATTacttatgttgtttttttttaatttacaaaagtACATGTATCTGAATGTTTGGCAGAGAAATAGGACGACTGATTGGCTGTTGACATAGTTTGTTCTGGTGTTTCAGCTCTTTGGATTTGTTTATGCCTGCTATGTTAGTAAAGTCTTCCTGGATGATGAGGACAGCTGTAAGTATTCTGCTCTGTTGTTAGAACCTGAAAGTAAATTACAGCGACATTAAAGTGTTTGAGTTTtgagttctctctctctgttgcaGTTGATTTCATTGGTGGATTGCACTCGTATAGTTACCAGCCTCCACAGAAGAGTTCTCACTTACAGCTGCAGCCTCTCTATACGTAAGTACACAGCTCCATTAAATTACGCATTTTCAGTTATCAGAACCactctttatttaaaaatgttactcTTTCAAAATATAGTATAGCCTCTAGAAACGTTTTTAAATGCAGTGTGTAAAGATACTATGTTCACACCTTAAAACTAGCTTATaactttctttttattaatttcaaaatgttttctatttctatttattattattttatatcatttattttattatttatgttgtacATGGAATAACAAGTGCACAAATAAATTCTGCTATATTATAACCCCAATTAACAAAACCCAAACCAATTACATTCAATACAGCAGGAAAAAATAACACGTAataacacaaatacaaatttaaaaataaaatgaaatgtcaaaaaaagaaaataaaacataaaggGGATGAGGTGTTCAGATATCCTGTCTATGAGTCAGCCAGtacattatataaaaagtgATGCAATACGATATCAAAGATGCATTGTGGAACGAtgaccatttttaaaaagtattgtgTCATGTTGCTGTAACATAGCATTGCTTGTTTAATTCCGCAAGTGGTGTGGaggaaatatattttcatttgttaatgaatgaattaattaatttattaatttttttttttttttttcgtgtaAAAATGCCTTCACAATTAGATGGGCTATCATTTATAAGTCAAGAAAAATGCTGCTGATAGTCCTTGGGATACAGAATTCATTGTAGTGTGCTCTTTTGTATACTACTCATTTTGCCATATAAGGTCATTCTGCTGTTGAACATTTGCATACTGTCCACAGTATACAAACTATGTACCATAAAAATAGTGCGAGTAGTACTTCAATTACAGACCATTTCTTTTGAAACCTCACTCCATGtcttttcatcattttttaactttttttttttttttacgtataTATATTTAGGCCTGGATAGAAACCAGAGGAAAAACCCACCCTCAGAGGAAAACAGCTGCTTATCTCTGAGAGATGAAGTCCTCTGCATTGTGGGAAATGTTCTACCAGCTTCAACGTTTGTGTCTCTTGAACTTTGTCTCCCTCTATTGGAGAAAATCTATAGTGCAGCACCAGCCAGAGTTCTAGAGAGAGCGCGAGCACATGAACAGGACCACAACAAGATGCTTAAAGCCTCATTGAGACAAGCATTATTGAATAGGACTTGAAGACAGAAACAGatcttctgtgtgtgtgtgtgtgtgtgtgtgtgtgtgtgtgtgtgtgtgtgtgtgagagagagagcgcacaTAGGCCtttgtatatgtttgtgtattcACAAGGTGGCCAACCTTTGACCCAGGCAATCTTTGAACACATCCGGAGCTGCCCGTTCAGCTttttctggtgtgtgtgtgtgtgtgtgtgtgtgtgtgtgtgtgtgtgtaggagaaAGATTGTTTATACTCTGATATAAGacattataatgtaatgtgttAGATGAATGTTTTAGGTTGGGTAGATGTGTATTTGGGGAATGCTGTAGGACTTTGTGCATGTAAAAACTCACGATAGAGGAGTTTTTCCTCTGGGTGGCCCACATGTGTCTGCGTGCATGAATGTGTGTTTCTGATTGTGTCGATGTACACGGACTACCAGTTTTGATATGTACTTATGCACCTAACGCATAATGTGACTAGccataaatgtttatttgaacACAAACTTAGAATGAATGTATGTTAATGTACAAATACTTGTTTCAGGAAGGCTGTGTTTGtatgagtgagtgagagagagtgtgggTGAGAGAGGGACACACCTGAAGGGTGGGACAGTTGTTCAGCATAATAAACTCTTTCTAGATTATTCTTTGTCTTGTTCACTTCTAAATGCACCGCTGATGGCTTGTGTGAAATAAAACACCATTTTTATTCTCTCAAATGCATACGGATGAGGATAAAAAGCCTTGTTTTCACAGGGCTAAGTATATAAAACTAGTGCTCCCTAGGGAGAGCTGTGAATCAGATAGGAAGAGAATGGACAGACCTGTTTTATCTCATTGAACATCATTTGAAATGGCTCGCTCGCAGCCAATGTCCTCCTGCTTTTTACACAAAGGCAGTTAAGTAGCTGCTCACATTTCAAACAGCCTGTTATTTCAGAATGAGTGCCGTTTATAATGAGGAACATGCATCTTTTCAACTAGCTCATGGTTTGTGTTGCTGTTTGTAGAGAGAAAAGAAACATTAATTGATCCCACTGGTAAAATGTGTGACCAAATTTACTTTCAACGCAAGACACTACAggtaaaatctttttttgtttttgttttatgcacTAATCAATTTTGGACTATTTTGCTTTCATAACatgactagtggaaagaaaacatccaaaatacacatttaagtgttataccctttgtttatttgcatctgtagatttcaattgcAGTACATAactgtattttctgatttatggagttataaaaaaaaaaaaaaaaaaaggaccaaAATCCTCTCTTTAAAAActaatatgtcaacaaaatgaaacacaaatttTGAACCTGGCTTTAATGTTCAGATTTCTGTTCTGGAAGTGTATGCAAGTTAagtgcatatttaaacataacacttcagaaaacttgtaatataaaacaataatctTAATGTAATATGAATAATCAACTGGGGAAGTATGGTGATatctatttattatatttttacactaTTCACCTAACTAGCTGTCACTAATAGAAGCATAACAAtctctaaaatgtaatacacaTACAACtacaatatattaatttgttaaaGAGTCTATTATTAACACATTATTAACATTGTGTTAAGATATTGAGATTATACCACGTGACAGTGATCACATTTTGAACAACGGCTGTTTCATTTGCAGGAGTGTAATTAATAAGTGTTTTTGCAACTTtgtttgtagaaaaaaaagaagaccaAATTTACTTTCTAACAGTCTGCAACTCataaaagtatgtgaaatataacGTGAAGCATAATACTCATGCAGCTACAAATTGTGAAACATACAGTAATTAAGCCATCTATTATTCATGATATTAACACTATTTTTAAGGTACTGAGATTATAATTCATGTAAACATGTCAATTGATGTTtgattcacatttaaaaattgtagCCTATATTAAATAGAACATGTTTGGTGTTTATTTTGATAActagttattaataatataataaattgaattcgtaaattttattttattaattagacACCTGTGACtgcattttactgtatcttaTTTTATAAAACTGCTATTTGGCCTATGGGTGAAAAATCAGGCCAGGTATGACTATTGGCTATAATGGTGTAAAATACATGTGCTCACATTTGAAACTAAGATTAAATGGGTTAAGTCGTGCCCAAAACAACAGATAAAGCAAAAACAagatttaaacacttttaaatgggAACAAAACCCAGTACTTTACTTTCAAAAGCCGGCATTGGCTCACTGTGTAGGGATGTATGTCACACATTATGAGGCGCCTGTAAATCTGTACATTGTTGTATGTGTCTCGAGCACAACAAAGGACGACACTCCCCTCTTGGCGCAATGAACCGCACGCGCTCCTTCTCATTCTACCCATGATGCCCCGCGCGCGTCTGCTTGGATCGAGCCGCCATGTTGTCGGTGTGAAAGCTAGGGAGCTGCTGCGAACCGGGGCTGAAATCCGTCACCATCCGCATCCTCCACCTGTAAGTAACCCTCTTTTCCGAAACCGATTTTTCATCCGGAA
This portion of the Onychostoma macrolepis isolate SWU-2019 chromosome 19, ASM1243209v1, whole genome shotgun sequence genome encodes:
- the nkain1 gene encoding sodium/potassium-transporting ATPase subunit beta-1-interacting protein 1, with translation MGRCDGRCTLVVICCLQLVAGLQRQVFDFLGYQWAPILANFLHIMAVILGVFGTVQIRSKYLILYAVWLVVWVGWNSFIICFYLEVGHLSQDRDFLMTFNTSLHRSWWMENGPGCLVTPVPDSPLAPQDHHVITVSGCLLDYQYIEVVSSALQVFLALFGFVYACYVSKVFLDDEDSFDFIGGLHSYSYQPPQKSSHLQLQPLYTPG
- the snrnp40 gene encoding U5 small nuclear ribonucleoprotein 40 kDa protein, giving the protein MIEPKKRGAEMAVVPAGVKRPRTELVAAAQSQQLSAMGPPRSSSLQAPIMLLSGHEGEVYCCKFHPNGATLASSGYDRLILMWNVYGDCENYATLKGHSGAVMELHYNTDGSLLFSASTDKTVCVWDSETGERVKRLKGHTSFVNSCFPARRGPQLACTGSDDGTVKLWDIRKKASIHTFQNTYQVLSVTFNDTSDQIISGGIDNDIKVWDLRQNKLIYSMQGHGDSVTGLCLSADGSYLLSNSMDNSVRVWDIRPFAPKERCVKIFQGNVHNFEKNLLRCAWSPDGSKIAAGSADRFVYIWDTTSRRILYKLPGHAGSVNEVAFHPEEPIVLSGSSDKRLYIGEIQ